In the Uranotaenia lowii strain MFRU-FL chromosome 1, ASM2978415v1, whole genome shotgun sequence genome, GCGAAATGTACCACCAACTACAAATTCGGAAACAAGATCGACAGGCCCAGCGTTTTCTGTTTCGAGCCGATCCGAACGAAAGGTTCAAAACTTTTATCATGGACGTCGCGACCTTTGGCTCCACTTGCTCGCCTTGCTCAGCCCAGTTTGTTAAAAATCGCAATGCTGAAGAGTTTGTTAAACAATACCCCGAAGCAGTGGCAGCCATAACCGGTAACCACTACGTGGATGACTACTACGACAGCGCTGATACCGAAGATCAGGCAGTAGAGCGAGCATTGCAAGTGAAGTATATCCATTCAAAGGGAGGATTCGAGCTTCGGAACTGGGTGTCAAACACCCATGAAGTTCTTAAACGCGTGGGAGAACCAAAAGCTGAGCAGATCGTCCATTTCAACCAAGATAAAGCTTCTGATACTGAACGTGTCTTAGGAATCATATGGGATCCAGAAGAAGATGTCTTCTCCTTTTCCACTGACCATCGAGCAGACATAAAAGAGTATCTGGAGAACATTAAAAAACCGACAAAACGAGTAGTATTGAGTTGCGTGATGGGATTTTTCCATCCGTTGGGACTTCTGGCGCCATTTACCGTACATGGCAAAACGCTGATCCAGGACCTTTGGCGTAGTGGATGCGACTGGGATCAGGAATTAAGCAGTGAATGTTTTGGAACGTGGAAGCGATGGATTGATCTTCTTCCTCAGGTGAGAACTATCCGCATTCCCAGATGTTACCTTGGTCAAATTCATTCAAACGATGTCACGTCATTGGATCTTCACGTTTTTACTGACGCTAGCGAAACCGCATACGGATGTGTTGCATACTTCAGAGTTACATGGGCAGGAGGAATCAAATGTTCTCTTGTTATGGCGAAATCAAAGATACCTCGTTTGGAATTGATGGCAGCGGTACTTGGAGCAAAAATGCATCagataatcaaacaaaatcacAGTTTCACCATTCATAAATGCTATTTCTGGACAGATTCACAGACAACTCTCAGCTGGATACGATCTGACCAACATAGGTTTAAAACATTCGTTGCGTTCCGGATAGGCGAAATTCAAGAATCGACTAATATTTCTGCTTGGCACTGGGTACCCAGTAAACAGAACATAGCGGATGCCCTGACGAAGTGGGGACAAGGACCTCCACTTGATTCGAAGAGTGCCTGGTTAAATGGCCCGGAATTTCTCTACGAACCTGCTGATCAGTGGCCGAAACAAGAATGTTCTACGGATGTTGTGGAGGatgaattgaaatcagtttatgTATTAGTACACGAAGGGAGTTCAACGAAGAAGGTGATAATGGTTGATGACATATCAACGTGGGAACGCGTACTCCGCATTACAGCTACAGTTTATCGATTTATATGTAACATCAAAAGAAAGAGGGAAGGTCTACCTATGTTGGTCTCAAAGGCTACCgaaaattaagcaaaaatgCTTAAAGCTAAGTTGAAAACAAACCAGTGTCCGTTGCAAAGGGAAGAATTGATCAAAGCAGAAACAATCCTTTGGCAACAAGCTCAATACGAGGCGTTTCCAAATGAAGTTCGAATACtaaagaataatttaaaacgAAAGGAAAATGAGTCCCTGCAGCAACTGGAGAAGTCCAGTGTGTTGTATAGATTGACTCCAGTGATCGATGACAACGGTGTCATGCGCATGGGCGGTAGAATGGAGCAAGCCGAGCACATTCCTTTTGACACCAAGTTCCCTATTATATTGCCCAAAGATAATTTAATAACCACTAGACTATTACAGTTTTTCCACGAGAAGTGTGAACACGGGAATAAAGAAACTATTTACAACGAAGTCTGccaaaaattttggattccTAAGCTGCGAGTGGCTATTCAACATATCATGCGCGAATGTATGTGGTGCAAAGTCTATCGATGCAAGCCAGAAATACCTCGAATGGCTCCACTTCCGGTCCAACGACTCTCAGCAAAGCTTAGTCCCTTTAGTTCAGTGGAGATAGATTATCTTGGTCCTTTGGAAGTTACTGTTGGCCGACGCAAAGAAAAAAGATGGGTTGCCGTATTCACATGTTTGGCGGTGCGAGCAGTACATATGGAGATCATCTACAGTTTATCGACCCAATCATGTTTAATGGCTATTCGAAGATTCATCAGCAGACGTGGAACTCCCGAGGAGATATTTTCGGATAATGGTACCAACTTTTTGGGAAGCTGGAATCAGATGCTGAAGTCGATCGATTACGAATGTGCTGAGAAAGTGACCAGTCCTAAAACAAAATGGCATTTCATACCACCGGGCACCCCTCATATGGGAGGAGCGTGGGAAAAGATGGTCCGGTCGGTGAAGGAAGCTCTGAAGGTGTTTAGTGACGGACGAAAGTTGACGGACGAAATCTTAATTACAGCGCTATCGGAGGCGGAAGATCTGATCAACTTTCGACCCCTTACATACAAATCGCAGGAAACAACGGGCTCGGAAGCGCTCACTCCCAATCATTTTCTTCGTGTTATGAAACCTATTGATATGGAAGGAGACGAAGTTGAGGTGGCAGATGCTTTACGAGACATCTACAAGAGATCCTTGTATTTGGCAGATCAACTATGGCAGAGATGGTACAAAGAGTATTTACCGACTATCAATAAAAGAACCAAATGGTTTGAAGAACGTCGAACACTGAAGAAGGACGATTTGGTGTTTATAGTCAacggaaaaaacaaaaagcacTGGATCCGAGGAATAGTGGAGGAAATTTTCGCGGCTCCAGATGGAAGAGTACGACGAGCTCTAGTCAGAACAAACGTCGGGGTTCATCGGAAATCCGTAGCAAATTTGGCTGTTCTAGGAGTAAATCCGGATGTTATGTAGGAGTACCGGAGTTTACGGGCTGGGGAACTGTTACCACAGTTTACTCAAACGGTGGACGGCAGAGTAAAAAGAGCAACAGGGCATATAGTCGCAGTTACTGGGAAAATATTTTGGGCGGAAGTAATAACGTTATTATCATCGCGGTCTTATCCAAAAGTAATTTGAAAAAGCTCGTGTTAAATCTctgatttctataaaatttccgaaaaaaacgtTGTAGATAAAGATATTAAAAGTAAACAGAAGTAGATTGTCGGTGGATGACCAAAAATTCCGGCTGGCGTAccttgaggagaaaaagataccgttcgtgccgaaagatcgtaacccaacaaacttgccccagtgccgcccaatagaggatttctttggctcactcagtgccctagtgtataaaaacaatttgagggccaaggacacgaagcaactgactacaagaatcCGGAATTGTATCCGAAAAAAGGACGTAAGtgccgtacaacgttcttgtgagagcatcgcgacaaagttgcgtcgtacatcagaccacggcccttactcaaacattcactgacatttttttgaagtaaatacattaggtggtatgaataagaaaatagcaattgcttcgatagcttttacttagctcaaactttagaatggcaaaatttgaaaacatttgctcaactagatatgaaaaagcagagtagaacatttactttcaacccgctccggattaaaaatatgcatgccattcgaagtatttgattcacaaaactgctcgaaaatagcaaaagcaattactagagctttattcatGTCAGCcattatgttattaataaaaaatactgaaatcgatgaaaaaaaaaactatttttttacatgtgattgaaaaaattctcattttttatttaacacccgttattccgccaaaaatatgattatttaaCCAAATAATTGTCTCTGTAACTATCTGAAGACGAAGGAATGGGTCATTAATTCTTTTGAGCGTTATGAAAGGAATGATACAACCCgggcagacttttatggcaaaattatagcaaattttgctatcacgccctgagagccaaatttgctctcattttgcttgacataaggtggtacacagcaaaaatgagagcaaaaattttcatacttggttagcaaagtgataccaaattttgctaaaactgagaccctaacTACACCTCAAATcctgagagcttggagagcataATAATGCCATTATAAggcatcacaaaaatttcaataatagcaAAATTCGGCATCATTatgctttcaaaacttttagaaaatgaCAGCAAAATAAGGTATAAATAAGGTCTCGATCTACGCAAAATTTTGGATCATTTGGCTTTTTATTACCTTCAATTAACCAATATAAGAGCAAATATGGCactcaaggcgtgatagcaaaattatgAAACTCTCTTTCAATTCTGCAACAAAAAGtgaaacaaatttcataaaacattcGAAGTTCATAAAAACGCCTTTTTTTATGCAACCTCAAATGAAGGGGTATTCATACCACATTGGCAGATGGCAGCTTTCCTAGTTTAAATTTCAGCCTGACATAGTAAAAATTCGCTGAAAACGAACTGTATTCATCgttacaatttgaaaattaggTAGGGGGAACTTTTCTACAACCAGAcacttaagatttttttagcaataacttcaaaaatatattggttcctctactgattttaaaagtatcaattattttgcaaaatttacaacacttggcaaaagctttcgatgcctatcattggtttaccttCAAAGAATAAACTACCATTTCTCTTAAACCATATCAGGCTGGTTTTTACTTTATTTCTTTGATGCTAAAACAATATAAGGAtaatgctttttcgaaaaatcaatgttgtccggccatagacaagtTCTCCCTACTCCTTCAGAATTATTAAGAAAATAATTATCCATTTTGATGATTCCTGACTCATCATAGTGTTTCCTGAAAATCATTAGGTAtagattgattttttgtttttaaatatggcTTCAAGcacaaccaagctaagctaagataAACATTGCGGCAAACATATACAGTCAAAAATGTAGTACAATACCTTTACTTATGCATATGTTTATGCGCCCTTAGTTATGCAACATAAATAAAACGTAACATAAATTAAGTGTAGGTGCAGTTAGAAAAATCTGAACAGAATTACATGCAATGGcatggatagaaaaaaatcggCTTTTTAAGTGTGATCAgcttatttcatttaaattccGATCCTTTATCGCATATTGCATATAAACTTCCGGTGGCATTTGAGGTTTTTCGTATAAAGTaggtaaatttagattttcaaacgcaattcatttaaatattttaccaTAGATGATCGAATCATCATGATTCTTGAAATTGTAAACAGCGACTATCAATTTAACGCGTCATCTAATCTAATCCTGACATTTATCGTTAATTTTCCACTCACCTTATACCAATGGCTTGAAATTGTCCTCCTGCACCGATTTCTGCTCGTTTCCTTATTCGGGATGATGGCTTCATCTTGGTCGTACAGAAACGATGTGAAGTCCGATTTAGCTATTTTCAGAGGTTGGCTAACAAGAAATTTGGAAAGCATTTTGCTGCCCGGTTCTGATGTGGATTGGAGATTTTATCTGGATTCTTTGTTGGTAACTGATTGCCATGTCTTCCTTGTGACGAAAGGATTACCAGAGTAGCTACAGTCGTcgattgaattataaaaattgcttCTGTTTCTTGGGTCCCGAGTGGAATGAACTTTTTCGTAACCGGAGTGAATCTGAACTTCCTACGGTGAGGTTTGATGCTGTTGTAGCTGTGTACGACAACGTAGGCTTCTATCGGTTGCCTCTTGACTGGAACCGCCTGTTTTATGTAGACCTTGTACTTATGAtggtgctttttttttgtttctttttttgtttattcgtatatttttaagatcatcctagaaatacaaaaaaaaagaaatggacgCACAGTGCCTAGCAACGAACTAAAACAACTTACCGGAATATCCACTAACCTAACCTACGAACAAGTTTCCACATTCGAATGTGTTCCATATGTCGACGAATCGTTGACATATTCTTGAGCTGAACTATTATTGTCCTGAAGGAATCAGCTTCCAACTCGGCAGACGTTCCGCAAGTAAGTTGGGCGTCCTGGAAAgcgtaaaaaatacaaacattggTTTCGGTggtaaacgaaattttttggttGGGAAATTCGGCGTAACAACTTACCTTCACGTTCCTGAAGTTCGGAATATTCATTTGAGTGCTTTTTCGAGGGTGCTCTTAGAATGAGGATAACCAAAAGGTTAAATTCTACCGGCAAATCTGTAAAAAAGCAAGACCGGCGTCGTGCAAAACAGGCAAACAAAAATACAGACCGTGGCAGGTAACCGTGGTGGTCAATGGAGCTGCTCCGTTGCGACACAAATTCAAGAACCGAAACAATTAAACAAAACCGCCCGCGCATGACTTTTGACGTTTTGTTGTTGATGTCtaacagggatgccaggtgtgcTGTATTTCTTAAAacctaaaaacattttaatgtt is a window encoding:
- the LOC129761054 gene encoding uncharacterized protein LOC129761054 produces the protein MLKAKLKTNQCPLQREELIKAETILWQQAQYEAFPNEVRILKNNLKRKENESLQQLEKSSVLYRLTPVIDDNGVMRMGGRMEQAEHIPFDTKFPIILPKDNLITTRLLQFFHEKCEHGNKETIYNEVCQKFWIPKLRVAIQHIMRECMWCKVYRCKPEIPRMAPLPVQRLSAKLSPFSSVEIDYLGPLEVTVGRRKEKRWVAVFTCLAVRAVHMEIIYSLSTQSCLMAIRRFISRRGTPEEIFSDNGTNFLGSWNQMLKSIDYECAEKVTSPKTKWHFIPPGTPHMGGAWEKMVRSVKEALKVFSDGRKLTDEILITALSEAEDLINFRPLTYKSQETTGSEALTPNHFLRVMKPIDMEGDEVEVADALRDIYKRSLYLADQLWQRWYKEYLPTINKRTKWFEERRTLKKDDLVFIVNGKNKKHWIRGIVEEIFAAPDGRVRRALVRTNVGVHRKSVANLAVLGVNPDVM